One window from the genome of Serinibacter salmoneus encodes:
- a CDS encoding RNA-binding protein, whose product MLADALEHLVRGIVDNPDDVEVTPRSLRRGELLELRVNPADLGRVIGRSGRTARALRTVVGAISGHPVRIDVIDVDRR is encoded by the coding sequence ATGCTCGCGGACGCTCTGGAGCACCTGGTGCGTGGCATCGTGGACAACCCCGACGACGTCGAGGTCACGCCGCGATCGCTGCGCCGTGGTGAGCTCCTCGAGCTGCGCGTGAATCCCGCCGATCTCGGCCGCGTGATCGGCCGCTCCGGTCGCACCGCGCGAGCGCTGCGCACCGTGGTCGGCGCGATCTCCGGGCACCCGGTGCGCATCGACGTCATCGACGTCGACCGCCGCTAG
- the ffh gene encoding signal recognition particle protein codes for MFATLSDRITSAVANLRGRGRLSDAEISASIAEIRRALLDADVALPVVREFTASVREKAAAAELSQVLDPAQQIVKIVHEELTRILGGETRDLHMAKRGPTVIMLAGLQGAGKTTLAGKLGRWMKEQGHSPLLVASDLQRPNAVQQLEIVGKGAGVAVWSPEPGNGVGDPVEVARTGVAHAKEQYYDVVVVDTAGRLGVDAELMQQAADIRDAVQPNEILFVIDAMIGQDAVTTAQAFADGVGFTGVVLSKLDGDARGGAALSVASVTGAPVMFASTGEKVGDFERFHADRMASRILDMGDVMTLIEQAERAFDEEQAAELANKIAGDGDFTLEDFLQQMQQMKQLGSMKKMLGMLPGMGQIREQLENFDEREVDRVEAIVRSMTPAERRNPKLINGSRRSRIARGSGTTVTEINQLMQRFDQAKTMMRSMARGGGGMAGAMAGGGMPAGLGSMPGMGKKSKGRMAPQQNKRKKGKSGNPAKRAAQERAAAQKAEQRSPAGSAFGIEPQDGAPPKLDLPDGLGKFLDR; via the coding sequence GTGTTCGCCACCCTGTCCGATCGCATCACCTCCGCCGTCGCCAACCTGCGCGGCCGGGGGCGACTGTCCGACGCGGAGATCTCCGCCTCGATCGCCGAGATCCGGCGCGCCCTCCTGGACGCCGACGTCGCGCTGCCCGTGGTGCGCGAGTTCACCGCCTCGGTGCGGGAGAAGGCCGCGGCCGCGGAACTCTCGCAGGTCCTCGATCCCGCGCAGCAGATCGTCAAGATCGTGCACGAGGAACTCACCCGGATCCTGGGCGGCGAGACGCGTGACCTGCACATGGCCAAGCGGGGGCCGACCGTCATCATGCTCGCCGGCCTGCAGGGAGCGGGGAAGACGACCCTGGCGGGCAAGCTCGGTCGCTGGATGAAGGAGCAGGGTCACTCGCCCCTCCTGGTGGCCAGCGACCTGCAGCGACCCAACGCCGTGCAGCAGCTGGAGATCGTCGGCAAGGGAGCGGGGGTCGCGGTCTGGTCGCCCGAACCGGGCAACGGGGTCGGAGACCCGGTCGAAGTGGCGCGCACCGGTGTGGCGCACGCCAAGGAGCAGTACTACGACGTGGTCGTGGTGGACACCGCCGGCCGCCTCGGCGTGGACGCCGAACTGATGCAGCAGGCGGCTGACATCCGCGACGCCGTGCAGCCCAACGAGATCCTGTTCGTCATCGACGCGATGATCGGTCAGGACGCCGTGACCACGGCACAGGCATTCGCCGATGGGGTCGGATTCACCGGCGTGGTGCTCTCCAAGCTGGACGGCGATGCCCGTGGTGGTGCCGCGCTGTCGGTGGCCTCGGTCACCGGTGCCCCGGTGATGTTCGCCTCCACCGGGGAGAAGGTCGGGGACTTCGAGCGCTTCCACGCCGACCGGATGGCCTCGCGGATCCTGGACATGGGCGACGTGATGACGCTCATCGAGCAGGCCGAGCGCGCCTTCGACGAGGAGCAGGCCGCCGAGCTCGCGAACAAGATCGCGGGCGACGGCGACTTCACCCTGGAGGACTTCCTGCAGCAGATGCAGCAGATGAAGCAGCTCGGGTCGATGAAGAAGATGCTGGGGATGCTCCCCGGCATGGGACAGATCCGCGAGCAGCTGGAGAACTTCGACGAGCGCGAGGTGGACCGGGTCGAGGCGATCGTCCGGTCGATGACACCGGCCGAGCGGCGCAACCCCAAGCTCATCAACGGGTCGCGACGCTCGCGCATCGCCCGGGGATCGGGCACCACGGTCACCGAGATCAATCAGCTCATGCAGCGTTTCGACCAGGCCAAGACGATGATGCGCTCGATGGCGCGCGGCGGTGGTGGCATGGCCGGTGCGATGGCGGGCGGCGGCATGCCCGCCGGCCTGGGCTCGATGCCGGGGATGGGCAAGAAGTCCAAGGGCCGGATGGCGCCGCAGCAGAACAAGCGCAAGAAGGGTAAGAGCGGTAACCCCGCCAAGCGTGCGGCGCAGGAGCGCGCGGCCGCGCAGAAGGCCGAGCAGCGTTCGCCGGCGGGTTCCGCCTTCGGGATCGAGCCGCAGGACGGCGCACCCCCGAAGCTCGATCTACCCGACGGCCTGGGGAAGTTTCTCGATCGCTGA
- a CDS encoding ammonium transporter, with amino-acid sequence MEWDSGNAAWMLTSASLVLLMTPGLALFYGGMSRAKSVLNMMMMSFGAMGVVGVVYVLWGWSMSYAPDASVGGIFANPFAQFGLSGAIFDETGEFIEGLGAYPQVIDIAFQVTFAIITVALISGALAERVKFSAWLVFTAIWVTLSYFPMAHMVWGGGLLSGAEGSIAAGIFGTTDGEANTAPIDFAGGTVVHINAGIAALVLALIIGKRKGFGTVPMRPHNLTLTMLGAGLLWFGWFGFNAGSAFAADGVAGWAWVNTTTATAAAMLGWLVVEKLRDGHATSLGAASGIVAGLVAVTPAAGSINPVGAIFLGAISGVCCAFAVSLKYKFGFDDSLDVVGVHLVGGLVGTVLIGFLAVDGSVFFSEGAFGFGGFDQLIIQVVIAVVALIFSGVITWVIAAFIKAVMGWRVSDDVESAGIDLAEHGESAYEGITAGRLIKEGN; translated from the coding sequence ATGGAGTGGGACAGCGGTAACGCCGCCTGGATGCTGACCTCGGCATCACTGGTGCTGCTCATGACCCCCGGACTTGCGCTGTTCTACGGCGGTATGTCGCGCGCCAAGTCCGTGCTGAACATGATGATGATGTCCTTCGGCGCCATGGGCGTGGTCGGGGTCGTCTACGTGCTGTGGGGCTGGTCGATGTCCTACGCCCCGGACGCGAGCGTCGGCGGGATCTTCGCGAACCCGTTCGCCCAGTTCGGGCTGTCGGGAGCGATCTTCGACGAGACGGGTGAGTTCATCGAGGGTCTCGGGGCCTACCCCCAGGTCATCGACATCGCCTTCCAGGTGACCTTCGCGATCATCACCGTCGCCCTGATCTCCGGCGCACTGGCCGAGCGCGTGAAGTTCTCCGCCTGGCTGGTCTTCACGGCCATCTGGGTGACTCTGAGCTACTTCCCGATGGCCCACATGGTGTGGGGTGGTGGCCTGCTCTCCGGCGCGGAGGGTTCCATCGCTGCCGGGATCTTCGGGACCACCGACGGTGAGGCCAACACGGCGCCGATCGACTTCGCCGGCGGCACCGTGGTCCACATCAACGCCGGTATCGCCGCGCTGGTGCTCGCCCTGATCATCGGCAAGCGCAAGGGCTTCGGCACCGTGCCGATGCGCCCGCACAACCTGACGCTGACCATGCTCGGCGCCGGGCTGCTGTGGTTCGGCTGGTTCGGCTTCAACGCCGGTTCCGCGTTCGCGGCCGACGGCGTCGCCGGCTGGGCCTGGGTCAACACCACCACCGCGACCGCGGCCGCCATGCTCGGCTGGCTGGTCGTGGAGAAGCTGCGCGATGGCCACGCCACCTCGCTGGGTGCCGCGTCCGGCATCGTCGCGGGCCTGGTCGCCGTCACCCCGGCAGCCGGGTCCATCAACCCGGTGGGAGCGATCTTCCTGGGCGCCATCTCCGGTGTCTGCTGCGCCTTCGCCGTGAGCCTGAAGTACAAGTTCGGCTTCGACGACTCGCTCGACGTGGTGGGTGTCCACCTCGTCGGTGGTCTCGTCGGTACCGTGCTCATCGGCTTCCTGGCCGTGGACGGCTCGGTGTTCTTCTCCGAGGGCGCCTTCGGCTTCGGTGGCTTCGACCAACTCATCATCCAGGTCGTCATCGCGGTGGTCGCGCTGATCTTCTCCGGTGTCATCACCTGGGTGATTGCCGCATTCATCAAGGCCGTGATGGGCTGGCGCGTGAGCGACGACGTCGAGTCCGCCGGGATCGACCTCGCCGAGCACGGTGAGTCCGCCTACGAGGGCATCACCGCCGGACGCCTGATCAAGGAGGGCAACTGA
- the rpsP gene encoding 30S ribosomal protein S16, with amino-acid sequence MAVKIRLKRLGKIRAPYYRVVVADSRTRRDGRVIEEIGKYHPTEEPSLIEISSERAQYWLGVGAQPTEQVAALLRVTGDWQKFKGLPGAEGTLRTKGGVTAEATAEAVAAAEADAELRKAKASEQKAAAQAAAEDASGDETDAEA; translated from the coding sequence GTGGCAGTCAAGATTCGTCTCAAGCGCCTGGGCAAGATCCGCGCTCCCTACTACCGTGTCGTCGTCGCCGACTCCCGCACCCGTCGGGACGGTCGCGTGATCGAGGAGATCGGGAAGTACCACCCGACCGAGGAGCCCTCGCTCATCGAGATCTCATCCGAGCGGGCCCAGTACTGGCTCGGCGTCGGCGCCCAGCCGACCGAGCAGGTCGCGGCGCTCCTGCGCGTGACCGGCGACTGGCAGAAGTTCAAGGGCCTTCCGGGTGCCGAGGGCACCCTGCGCACCAAGGGTGGCGTGACCGCCGAGGCGACGGCCGAGGCCGTGGCCGCAGCCGAGGCCGACGCGGAGCTGCGCAAGGCGAAGGCGTCCGAGCAGAAGGCGGCCGCGCAGGCCGCGGCCGAGGACGCCTCCGGCGACGAGACCGACGCCGAGGCCTGA
- the rimM gene encoding ribosome maturation factor RimM (Essential for efficient processing of 16S rRNA) yields the protein MSRQSIPEGQVILARLGAANGLRGEVKLEIRTDTPERLAVGQRVGTDDPALGDLSVSSRRRSGSAELIGFAEVSDRTAAERLRGVHLIGEALAEDDAWYPADLVGLQVRHPSGRVLGEVLGLREMPAHHLLEIREPSGARTSVPFVTAIVPEVRVSEGYLVVDPPGGLLVDEPGEPQ from the coding sequence GTGAGTCGCCAGAGCATCCCCGAGGGCCAGGTCATCCTGGCCCGCCTGGGCGCAGCCAACGGTCTGCGCGGGGAGGTGAAGCTCGAGATCCGTACCGACACACCGGAGCGCCTCGCCGTCGGGCAGCGGGTCGGCACCGATGACCCGGCGCTGGGTGACCTGTCGGTGAGCAGCCGCCGCCGCAGCGGATCGGCCGAGTTGATCGGCTTCGCCGAGGTGAGCGATCGCACGGCGGCCGAGCGGCTACGTGGGGTGCATCTCATCGGGGAGGCCCTCGCCGAGGACGACGCGTGGTACCCCGCCGACCTGGTGGGTCTGCAGGTGCGCCATCCCAGCGGTCGGGTGCTCGGTGAGGTGCTCGGTCTGCGCGAGATGCCGGCCCACCATCTCCTGGAGATCCGCGAACCCTCCGGAGCGCGCACCTCGGTCCCGTTCGTGACGGCGATCGTGCCCGAGGTCAGGGTGTCGGAGGGATACCTGGTGGTGGACCCGCCCGGAGGCCTGCTGGTCGATGAGCCGGGAGAGCCGCAGTGA
- the ftsY gene encoding signal recognition particle-docking protein FtsY, which translates to MTTQQIVLIAVAIVLVAAIVTAILVIRSRRRSEESPSTPGAPREVTTEVAPTPGSSGAGTTAAPAIQVPESVDSRLVRLRGRLARSGALGQALLAVLGRDTLDEEAWEELEETLLQADLGLAPTTELLEELRTRLRVEGSRDPQRVRAILRELLLAQVDPTMDRSLSLDPRPLAGGRASDAGEAGEAGEAMVNVPATVLMVGVNGTGKTTTVGKLARLLRAEERTVLLGAADTFRAAAADQLATWGSRVGVEVVRSEREGADPASVAHEAVARGGAEGVDVVIIDTAGRLQNKAGLMDELGKIVRVSSRRAPLSESLLVLDATTGQNGLRQARVFSEVANLTGIVLTKLDGSAKGGIVVAVQKELGIPVKLVGLGEGADDLAPFDPEGFVDALLGDKAA; encoded by the coding sequence ATGACCACGCAGCAGATCGTCCTCATCGCCGTCGCGATCGTCCTGGTGGCGGCGATCGTCACGGCGATCCTGGTCATCCGGTCCCGACGCCGATCCGAGGAGTCGCCGTCCACCCCGGGGGCTCCCCGCGAGGTCACCACCGAGGTGGCACCCACGCCGGGCTCATCGGGCGCAGGTACCACCGCGGCACCCGCCATCCAGGTGCCGGAGAGCGTGGACTCCCGCCTGGTCCGGTTGCGTGGTCGCCTCGCACGATCCGGGGCCCTGGGGCAGGCACTCCTGGCCGTGCTCGGGCGCGACACCCTGGACGAGGAGGCATGGGAGGAACTCGAGGAGACCCTCCTGCAGGCCGATCTCGGCCTTGCGCCCACCACCGAGCTCCTGGAGGAGCTGCGCACCCGACTCCGGGTCGAGGGCAGCCGCGACCCGCAGCGGGTGCGCGCCATCCTGCGCGAACTCCTCCTCGCGCAGGTGGACCCCACGATGGACCGCTCGCTCTCGCTGGATCCCCGCCCCCTCGCCGGCGGACGCGCGTCCGACGCCGGCGAGGCGGGCGAGGCGGGCGAGGCCATGGTGAACGTGCCGGCCACGGTCCTGATGGTCGGCGTGAACGGCACAGGCAAGACCACGACCGTGGGCAAACTCGCGCGCCTGCTGCGTGCCGAGGAACGCACGGTGCTCCTCGGGGCCGCCGACACCTTCCGCGCCGCCGCGGCCGACCAGCTCGCCACCTGGGGTTCGCGGGTCGGCGTGGAGGTGGTCCGCTCCGAGCGTGAGGGCGCCGACCCCGCGAGTGTGGCGCACGAGGCGGTGGCGCGTGGCGGGGCCGAGGGCGTGGACGTGGTGATCATCGATACCGCCGGGCGGCTGCAGAACAAGGCGGGCCTGATGGACGAACTCGGCAAGATCGTGCGGGTCTCCTCGCGCAGGGCGCCGCTGAGCGAGTCCCTGCTCGTGCTCGATGCCACCACGGGTCAGAACGGGCTGCGCCAGGCGCGGGTGTTCAGCGAGGTGGCGAACCTGACGGGAATCGTGCTGACCAAGCTGGACGGCAGTGCCAAGGGCGGCATCGTGGTGGCCGTGCAGAAGGAGCTCGGGATCCCCGTGAAGTTGGTGGGACTGGGGGAGGGGGCCGATGACCTGGCCCCCTTCGACCCGGAGGGCTTCGTCGACGCCCTCCTGGGTGACAAGGCGGCGTGA
- a CDS encoding [protein-PII] uridylyltransferase, with the protein MPDARAGDGQEVPHPGVRDLRRALLDAPGGPVAHTDDIQAPDAPPFAAGEAPSLLCGADYRRGLADLVDGALSLLWQDAAARLGFDLDHGVALAVVGSLARRDAGPTSDLDCLLIHDGKTLTQEQVGALAEALWYPIWDAGLDLDHSVRTLAQCRQIASRDLVAAVGLLDLRHVAGDAAVVHRARSAVLEDWRSAARRRLPELLTSTRTRAERTGDLAYLIEPDLKEARGGIRDAVVVHALAATWLTDRPHGAFDRAHDHLLTVRDAVALETGRHTNRLLQGDSDAVARRCGYHDRDDLLASLAEAARTVAYSLDVTVRRARQALRRPSPRRGPTLIRGRRVAPRLRAVAEGLVEHDGEIVLAADVDLSHDPVLPLRAAATAARGGLPLSPVTVASLATAPPLPTPWPSAARHHLIHLLGAGRAQADVWEALDLEGVVTQWFPAWRAVRNRPQRNPIHIHTVDRHMVETAINAGEAPKETPHRDLLLVTALFHDIGKIAGAADHSVTGAEIVGEMLPGLGFNPQETALVQRLVLVHLVLAEQATRSDPEDPETAQAVIDAVDGDAETFEMLRVLTEADARAAGPKAWTPWRASLVETLTHRIRAQLAIP; encoded by the coding sequence GTGCCCGACGCACGAGCAGGCGACGGACAGGAGGTCCCGCACCCTGGGGTGCGGGACCTCCGCCGCGCTCTGCTCGACGCCCCCGGCGGACCTGTGGCCCACACCGACGACATCCAGGCGCCCGATGCACCACCCTTCGCCGCGGGCGAGGCCCCGAGCCTGCTGTGCGGTGCCGACTACCGGCGCGGCCTCGCCGACCTGGTCGACGGCGCGCTCTCGCTGCTGTGGCAGGACGCCGCGGCGCGCCTCGGGTTCGACCTGGACCACGGCGTGGCGCTCGCCGTGGTGGGTTCCCTGGCCCGCCGTGACGCCGGGCCCACCAGCGACCTGGACTGCCTGCTGATCCACGACGGCAAGACCCTCACCCAGGAGCAGGTCGGTGCGCTCGCCGAGGCGCTGTGGTACCCGATCTGGGACGCGGGCCTGGACCTGGACCACTCGGTGCGCACCCTCGCGCAGTGCCGCCAGATCGCCTCGCGTGACCTGGTGGCCGCGGTCGGGTTGCTGGACCTGCGCCACGTGGCGGGCGACGCCGCCGTGGTGCACCGCGCGCGCAGCGCCGTGCTGGAGGACTGGCGCAGCGCCGCGCGTCGGCGGTTGCCCGAACTCCTGACCTCCACCCGCACCCGGGCCGAGCGCACCGGTGACCTCGCCTACCTCATCGAGCCCGATCTGAAGGAGGCACGGGGCGGAATCCGCGACGCGGTCGTCGTCCATGCTCTCGCCGCGACCTGGCTGACGGACCGGCCCCACGGCGCATTCGACCGGGCGCACGACCACCTGCTCACGGTGCGCGACGCCGTCGCCCTGGAGACCGGGCGCCACACCAACCGGCTGCTGCAGGGCGACAGCGACGCCGTCGCGCGCCGCTGCGGGTACCACGATCGGGACGACCTGCTGGCCTCCCTGGCCGAGGCCGCGCGCACCGTGGCCTACTCCCTGGACGTCACCGTGCGTCGCGCCCGGCAGGCGCTGCGCCGGCCCAGCCCGCGCCGCGGGCCCACCTTGATCCGGGGGCGTCGCGTGGCGCCTCGGCTGCGGGCCGTGGCGGAGGGACTCGTGGAGCACGACGGCGAGATCGTGCTGGCCGCGGATGTCGACCTGTCCCACGACCCGGTCCTGCCGCTGCGTGCGGCGGCCACGGCCGCGCGCGGCGGGTTGCCGCTCTCCCCGGTCACCGTCGCCTCCCTGGCCACCGCGCCCCCGCTGCCCACACCATGGCCGAGCGCGGCGCGTCACCACCTCATCCACCTCCTCGGGGCCGGGCGGGCGCAGGCCGACGTGTGGGAGGCGCTGGACCTCGAGGGCGTGGTCACGCAGTGGTTCCCCGCGTGGCGGGCGGTGCGCAACCGACCCCAGCGCAATCCGATCCACATCCACACCGTGGACCGCCACATGGTGGAGACCGCGATCAACGCCGGCGAGGCGCCGAAGGAGACCCCGCACCGCGACCTGCTCCTGGTGACCGCCCTGTTCCACGACATCGGCAAGATCGCCGGGGCCGCCGACCACAGCGTGACCGGTGCCGAGATCGTGGGGGAGATGCTGCCGGGGCTCGGGTTCAACCCGCAGGAGACGGCGCTGGTGCAGCGGCTCGTCCTGGTCCACCTGGTGCTGGCGGAGCAGGCCACCCGATCCGATCCCGAGGACCCCGAGACCGCGCAGGCCGTGATCGATGCGGTCGACGGCGACGCGGAGACCTTCGAGATGCTGCGCGTGCTCACCGAGGCCGACGCCCGCGCCGCGGGCCCGAAGGCGTGGACACCGTGGCGCGCTTCCCTCGTGGAGACCCTCACGCACCGGATCCGGGCACAGCTCGCGATACCCTGA
- a CDS encoding P-II family nitrogen regulator, which produces MKLVTGIIQPHRLDDVKAALEAAGIRGMTVSEASGYGRQRGHTEVYRGAEYTVDLVPKVRIEVLVDSETASTVTDVIVQAAQTGKIGDGKVWVVPVEDVARVRTGEHGAGAL; this is translated from the coding sequence ATGAAGCTTGTCACCGGAATCATTCAGCCGCACCGTCTGGACGACGTGAAGGCAGCCCTGGAGGCCGCCGGCATCCGTGGGATGACCGTCTCCGAGGCCAGCGGGTACGGCCGCCAGCGGGGTCACACCGAGGTCTACCGTGGCGCTGAGTACACGGTCGACCTCGTGCCCAAGGTGCGCATCGAGGTCCTCGTGGACTCCGAGACCGCGTCCACCGTCACCGACGTCATCGTGCAGGCCGCGCAGACCGGCAAGATCGGCGACGGCAAGGTGTGGGTGGTGCCCGTCGAGGACGTGGCACGCGTCCGCACCGGCGAGCACGGGGCAGGAGCGCTGTAG